A section of the Cydia splendana chromosome 1, ilCydSple1.2, whole genome shotgun sequence genome encodes:
- the LOC134798528 gene encoding metabotropic glutamate receptor 5-like, with amino-acid sequence MLYSDVGGCRRGRRCWACWGRAPAPPERAPLLGVLGPGASAAAVQVQNLLQLFSIPQVSYSATSRELSDRARFATFFRVVPSDRHQARLLVALLRAHNWTYVHAVHTDGAYRSLPGADAPLSYKDRTDRPQDVNLPLMLRGDKLVSPEKAGC; translated from the exons ATGTTGTATAGTGACGTTGGCGGTTGCAGGAGAGGGCGCCGCTGCTGGGCGTGCTGGGGCCGGGCGCCAGCGCCGCCG GAGAGGGCGCCGCTGCTGGGCGTGCTGGGGCCGGGCGCCAGCGCCGCCGCCGTGCAGGTGCAGAACCTGCTGCAGCTCTTCTCCATCCCGCAA GTGTCGTATTCAGCGACGTCGCGCGAGCTGTCTGATCGCGCGCGCTTCGCGACGTTCTTCCGCGTGGTGCCGTCCGACCGGCACCAGGCGCGCCTGCTGGTGGCGCTGCTGCGCGCGCACAACTGGACCTACGTGCACGCCGTGCACACCGACGGTGCGTATCGCTCGCTTC CTGGCGCTGATGCCCCTTTAAGTTATAAAGATAGAACAGACCGACCTCAGGATGTAAACCTTCCTCTGATGCTGCGGGGTGACAAGCTGGTTTCCCCCGAGAAGGCTGGATGCTGA